One part of the Leclercia sp. LSNIH1 genome encodes these proteins:
- the tatC gene encoding Sec-independent protein translocase subunit TatC codes for MAVDETQPLITHLIELRKRLLNCIIAVFLIFIGLVYFANDIYQVVSAPLIKQMPLGATMIATDVASPFFTPIKLTFWVSLIASAPVILYQVWAFIAPALYKHERRLVIPLLVSSSLLFYIGMAFAYFVVFPLAFGFLANTAPVGVQVSTDIASYLSFVMALFMAFGVAFEVPVAIVLLCWVGITTPEDLRKKRPYILVGAFVIGMMLTPPDVFSQTLLAIPMYCLFEVGVFFSRFYIGKRREDHEEESEE; via the coding sequence ATGGCAGTAGATGAAACTCAACCGCTGATTACGCACCTGATCGAGCTGCGTAAGCGCCTGCTGAACTGCATTATTGCGGTCTTCCTCATTTTTATAGGCCTGGTCTATTTCGCCAACGACATCTATCAGGTGGTCTCTGCGCCGCTGATTAAACAGATGCCGCTGGGTGCAACCATGATTGCGACCGATGTCGCGTCGCCCTTCTTCACGCCGATTAAGCTGACCTTCTGGGTGTCGCTGATTGCTTCTGCCCCGGTGATCCTTTACCAGGTCTGGGCCTTTATTGCCCCTGCGCTGTATAAGCATGAACGCCGTCTGGTGATCCCGCTGCTGGTCTCCAGCTCGCTGCTATTTTATATCGGCATGGCCTTCGCCTACTTCGTGGTTTTCCCCCTGGCCTTTGGCTTCCTGGCAAACACCGCGCCGGTAGGGGTCCAGGTCTCGACGGATATTGCCAGTTATCTGAGCTTTGTGATGGCGCTGTTTATGGCCTTCGGCGTGGCGTTTGAGGTGCCGGTTGCCATCGTGCTGCTCTGCTGGGTGGGGATCACCACGCCGGAAGACTTGCGTAAAAAGCGTCCGTACATTCTGGTGGGTGCCTTCGTCATTGGCATGATGCTAACGCCGCCGGATGTCTTCTCGCAAACCCTGCTGGCAATCCCGATGTATTGCCTGTTTGAGGTCGGCGTCTTCTTCTCGCGCTTCTATATTGGAAAGCGACGTGAAGATCACGAGGAAGAGTCAGAAGAATAA
- the tatB gene encoding Sec-independent protein translocase protein TatB — translation MFDIGFSELLLVFVIGLIVLGPQRLPVAVKTIAGWVRALRSLATTVQNELAQELKLQEFQDSLKKVEKASMDNLTPELKASMDELREAAESMKRSYSVNDPEKASDEANTIRNPLVKDNEAQHEGVTPATAEHQASAPEQTPSEPVIKNSEPTPASAEKKPAPVADASPSSSDKA, via the coding sequence GTGTTTGATATTGGTTTTAGCGAACTGCTGCTGGTATTCGTGATTGGCCTCATTGTACTGGGGCCACAGCGTTTGCCGGTGGCAGTAAAAACAATTGCAGGCTGGGTGCGGGCGCTACGTTCGCTTGCGACAACGGTTCAAAACGAGCTGGCGCAGGAGCTTAAGCTGCAGGAGTTTCAGGACAGCCTGAAAAAAGTGGAGAAGGCGAGCATGGATAACCTGACGCCGGAACTCAAAGCCTCCATGGATGAACTGCGCGAAGCGGCGGAATCCATGAAGCGCTCCTACAGCGTTAACGACCCGGAAAAAGCGAGTGATGAAGCCAACACCATTCGCAATCCGCTGGTCAAAGATAACGAAGCGCAGCACGAAGGCGTGACGCCTGCTACCGCAGAACACCAGGCCAGTGCGCCCGAACAGACGCCTTCAGAGCCGGTGATCAAAAATTCAGAACCGACGCCAGCGTCCGCAGAGAAGAAGCCTGCCCCCGTCGCTGATGCGTCCCCCTCGTCGAGTGATAAAGCGTAA
- the udp gene encoding uridine phosphorylase — MSKSDVFHLGLTKNDLQGATLAIVPGDPERVEKIAALMDKPVKLAAHREFTTWRAELDGKAVIVCSTGIGGPSTSIAVEELAQLGIRTFLRIGTTGAIQPHINVGDVLVTTASVRLDGASLHFAPMEFPAVADFECTTALVEAAKSVGATTHVGVTASSDTFYPGQERYDTFSGRVVSRFKGSMEEWQSMGVMNYEMESATLLTMCASQGLRAGMVAGVIVNRTQQEIPNAETMKQTESHAVKIVVEAARRLL, encoded by the coding sequence ATGTCTAAGTCTGATGTTTTTCATCTCGGCCTCACTAAAAATGATTTACAAGGGGCTACGCTCGCTATCGTCCCTGGCGATCCTGAGCGTGTGGAAAAGATCGCCGCGCTGATGGATAAGCCGGTTAAGCTGGCAGCCCATCGCGAATTCACGACCTGGCGGGCAGAGCTGGATGGCAAAGCGGTGATCGTCTGCTCAACCGGTATCGGTGGCCCGTCTACCTCTATTGCCGTTGAAGAGCTGGCACAGCTGGGCATCCGTACTTTCCTGCGTATCGGTACGACCGGTGCGATCCAGCCGCACATCAACGTTGGCGACGTACTGGTCACCACCGCGTCCGTGCGTCTGGACGGCGCGAGCCTGCACTTTGCCCCGATGGAGTTCCCGGCAGTGGCCGATTTCGAGTGCACCACCGCGCTGGTGGAAGCCGCGAAATCCGTCGGCGCAACCACTCACGTTGGCGTGACCGCCTCCTCAGACACCTTCTACCCGGGCCAGGAGCGCTACGATACCTTCTCCGGTCGCGTGGTCAGCCGTTTCAAAGGCTCGATGGAAGAGTGGCAGTCTATGGGCGTTATGAACTATGAAATGGAATCCGCTACGCTGCTGACCATGTGTGCAAGCCAGGGTCTGCGTGCCGGTATGGTTGCGGGTGTCATTGTGAACCGTACCCAGCAAGAGATCCCGAACGCCGAGACCATGAAGCAGACCGAAAGCCACGCGGTGAAAATCGTGGTGGAAGCGGCCCGCCGCCTGCTTTAA
- the ubiJ gene encoding ubiquinone biosynthesis protein UbiJ, whose protein sequence is MPFKPLITAGVENVLNTFLYRSPALKTARQRLNGKVLRVVVKEFSTPLVLVFSERQLDVLGEWEGEADCSVITHMSTLPKLRDRQQLTALIRSGELEVDGDIQVVQNFVSLADLAEFDPAELLAPWTGDIAAEGISKVLRGGASLLKKGFQRQQRYAAEVLTEEWRMAPGPLEAAWFAEETAAVERSVDALTKRLEKLEGK, encoded by the coding sequence ATGCCGTTTAAACCCTTGATCACAGCCGGTGTTGAAAACGTACTCAATACCTTTCTGTATCGCTCGCCCGCGCTCAAAACGGCACGCCAGCGACTGAACGGTAAAGTGCTGCGCGTGGTGGTAAAAGAGTTTTCGACCCCGCTGGTGCTGGTATTTAGCGAGCGTCAGCTCGACGTGCTGGGCGAGTGGGAGGGCGAGGCTGACTGCTCTGTTATCACCCATATGAGTACGCTGCCTAAACTGCGCGATCGCCAGCAGCTCACCGCCCTCATCCGTAGCGGTGAGCTGGAAGTCGACGGCGATATCCAGGTGGTACAAAACTTCGTTTCGCTGGCTGACCTGGCGGAATTTGATCCGGCTGAACTGCTGGCTCCCTGGACGGGCGATATTGCCGCAGAGGGGATCAGTAAAGTGCTGCGCGGCGGTGCCTCATTGCTGAAAAAAGGTTTTCAGCGTCAGCAGCGCTATGCTGCGGAGGTGCTTACCGAAGAGTGGCGCATGGCTCCCGGGCCGCTGGAAGCAGCATGGTTTGCAGAAGAAACCGCAGCGGTTGAACGTTCGGTTGATGCACTGACTAAAAGGCTTGAAAAGCTGGAGGGCAAATGA
- the ubiE gene encoding bifunctional demethylmenaquinone methyltransferase/2-methoxy-6-polyprenyl-1,4-benzoquinol methylase UbiE: MVEDSQDTTHFGFQTVAKAQKADMVAHVFHSVAAKYDVMNDLMSFGIHRLWKRFTIDCSGVRRGQTVLDLAGGTGDLTAKFSRLVGETGRVVLADINDSMLKMGREKLRNLGVVGNVEYVQANAEALPFPDNTFDCITISFGLRNVTDKEKALRSMYRVLKPGGRLLVLEFSKPIIEPLSKAYDAYSFHILPRIGEVVANDADSYRYLAESIRMHPNQDTLKAMMQDAGFDNVDYFNMTAGVVALHRGYKF; this comes from the coding sequence ATGGTTGAAGATTCACAAGACACAACGCACTTTGGCTTTCAGACTGTCGCTAAAGCGCAGAAAGCTGACATGGTGGCCCACGTATTCCATTCCGTGGCGGCGAAGTACGATGTAATGAATGACCTGATGTCATTCGGCATTCATCGCTTGTGGAAGCGCTTCACTATTGATTGTAGCGGCGTGCGTCGTGGGCAAACCGTGCTTGATCTGGCGGGCGGGACCGGCGACCTTACCGCGAAATTCTCGCGTCTGGTAGGGGAAACAGGCCGCGTTGTGCTGGCTGATATCAACGACTCCATGCTGAAAATGGGGCGTGAGAAACTGCGCAATCTCGGTGTGGTCGGCAACGTTGAGTACGTCCAGGCGAACGCCGAGGCGCTGCCTTTCCCGGATAACACTTTTGACTGCATCACCATCTCGTTCGGTCTGCGTAACGTCACCGATAAAGAGAAAGCGCTGCGTTCCATGTACCGCGTGCTGAAACCGGGTGGACGCCTGCTGGTGCTGGAGTTCTCTAAACCGATTATTGAGCCCCTGAGCAAAGCGTACGACGCTTACTCTTTCCACATTCTGCCGCGCATTGGTGAAGTGGTTGCTAACGATGCCGACAGCTATCGCTACCTGGCCGAGTCCATCCGTATGCACCCTAACCAGGACACGTTAAAGGCTATGATGCAGGATGCGGGCTTTGACAATGTTGATTACTTCAACATGACCGCGGGCGTTGTCGCCCTGCATCGCGGGTACAAGTTCTGA
- the rmuC gene encoding DNA recombination protein RmuC: MDISILFYVVIALVSVGVGWLFASYQHAQQKADQLAEREEMVAALSALKQQAAQSGHWRDECELLNNELRNLRDINTSLEADLREVTTRLESTQLHAEDKIRQMINSEQRLSEQFENLANRIFEQSNRRVDEQNRQSLNGLLTPLREQLDGFRRQVQDSFGQEARERHTLAHEIRNLQQLNAQMAQEAINLTRALKGDNKTQGNWGEVVLTRVLEASGLREGHEYQTQVSIETESRARMQPDVIVRLPQEKDVVIDAKMTLVAYERYFNAEDDYTRETALQEHIASVRNHIRLLGRKDYQQLPGLRSLDYVLMFIPVEPAFLLALDRQPELISEALKNNIMLVSPTTLLVALRTIANLWRYEHQSRNAQQIADRASRLYDKMRLFVDDMSSVGQSLDRAQDNYRQAMKKLASGRGNLLAQAESFRSLGVEVKREINPDLVEQATAQDEEYRLRGEGDVQKTNNTLAEAHASADL, from the coding sequence GTGGATATTTCCATCCTTTTTTATGTCGTTATCGCGCTGGTCAGCGTCGGCGTGGGCTGGTTGTTCGCCAGCTATCAGCATGCTCAGCAAAAAGCCGATCAGCTGGCCGAACGTGAGGAGATGGTGGCTGCCTTAAGCGCGCTGAAACAACAGGCGGCGCAAAGCGGACACTGGCGCGACGAGTGCGAGCTACTCAATAACGAACTGCGTAATCTGCGGGATATCAACACCTCGCTGGAAGCCGACCTGCGCGAAGTCACCACCCGCCTGGAATCCACCCAACTGCATGCGGAAGATAAAATCCGCCAGATGATCAACAGCGAACAGCGCCTGAGCGAGCAGTTCGAAAACCTGGCGAACCGCATCTTTGAGCAGAGCAACCGCCGTGTTGACGAGCAAAACCGTCAGAGCCTGAACGGTCTGCTGACTCCCCTGCGCGAACAGCTGGACGGTTTTCGTCGCCAGGTGCAGGACAGCTTTGGCCAGGAGGCGCGGGAGCGACACACGCTGGCCCATGAAATTCGCAATCTCCAGCAGCTAAATGCCCAGATGGCCCAGGAAGCGATCAACCTGACCCGGGCGCTGAAAGGCGACAATAAAACCCAGGGCAACTGGGGCGAAGTGGTGTTGACCCGCGTACTGGAAGCTTCCGGCCTGCGTGAAGGGCATGAATATCAGACCCAGGTCAGTATCGAAACAGAATCTCGCGCGCGGATGCAGCCGGATGTCATTGTCCGCCTGCCGCAGGAGAAGGATGTGGTCATCGATGCCAAAATGACGTTGGTGGCCTATGAGCGTTACTTTAATGCCGAGGACGACTACACCCGCGAGACGGCGTTGCAGGAGCATATCGCCTCGGTGCGGAACCACATTCGCCTGCTGGGGCGTAAAGATTATCAGCAGTTACCCGGCCTGCGTTCGCTTGACTATGTGCTTATGTTTATCCCGGTTGAACCCGCCTTCTTACTGGCGCTGGACCGCCAGCCGGAGCTGATCTCCGAAGCGTTAAAAAACAACATTATGCTGGTCAGCCCGACCACGCTGCTGGTGGCGCTGCGTACCATTGCTAATCTTTGGCGCTACGAGCATCAGAGCCGCAATGCCCAGCAGATTGCCGATCGCGCCAGCCGGTTGTACGACAAAATGCGCCTGTTCGTCGATGACATGTCGTCCGTTGGGCAGAGTCTGGATCGCGCCCAGGATAACTATCGTCAGGCGATGAAAAAGCTGGCCTCCGGTCGCGGCAACTTGCTGGCTCAGGCCGAATCGTTCCGCAGCCTTGGCGTGGAGGTTAAACGCGAGATTAATCCGGATTTAGTCGAGCAGGCCACCGCGCAGGATGAAGAGTACCGGTTGCGTGGCGAGGGCGATGTTCAAAAGACAAACAATACGTTAGCAGAGGCACACGCGTCGGCAGACCTGTAG
- the ubiB gene encoding ubiquinone biosynthesis regulatory protein kinase UbiB: protein MTPGEIRRLYFIIRTFLSYGLDELIPRMRITLPLRLWRQTLFWMPNRHKDKLLGERLRLALQELGPVWIKFGQMLSTRRDLFPPQIADQLALLQDKVAPFDGRLAKRQIEKAMGDIPVESWFDDFDIQPLASASIAQVHTARLKENGKEVVIKVIRPDILPIIRADMRLIYRLARWVPRLLPDGRRLRPMEVVREYEKTLIDELNLLRESANAIQLRRNFENSPMLYVPEVYSDYCSQDMMVMERIYGIPVSDVATLEKQGTNMKLLAERGVQVFFTQVFRDSFFHADMHPGNIFVSYEHPEDPQYIGIDCGIVGSLNKEDKRYLAENFIAFFNRDYRKVAELHVDSGWVPPDTNVEEFEFAIRTVCEPIFEKPLAEISFGHVLLNLFNTARRFNMEVQPQLVLLQKTLLYVEGVGRQLYPQLDLWKTAKPFLESWIKDQVGLPALVRSLKEKAPFWIEKMPELPELVYDSLRQSKNLQHSVDKIARELQTNHVRQGQSRYLFGIGATLLLSGTLLLINRPDWELMPAWLMAGGVVVWLAGWRKTR, encoded by the coding sequence ATGACGCCAGGTGAAATTCGGCGCCTCTATTTTATCATCCGCACCTTTTTGAGCTACGGGCTCGATGAGTTGATCCCTCGAATGCGTATTACCTTGCCGCTGCGCCTCTGGCGGCAAACGCTATTCTGGATGCCAAATCGCCATAAAGACAAGCTGCTCGGTGAGCGGCTGCGGCTGGCGTTGCAGGAGCTGGGTCCGGTATGGATCAAGTTCGGCCAGATGCTCTCGACCCGCCGCGATCTCTTCCCTCCCCAGATTGCCGATCAGCTGGCTCTGCTGCAGGATAAAGTCGCCCCGTTCGATGGCCGGCTGGCAAAGCGGCAGATCGAAAAGGCGATGGGTGATATCCCGGTAGAAAGCTGGTTCGATGACTTCGACATCCAACCGCTGGCTTCGGCCTCTATCGCCCAGGTTCACACCGCGCGGCTGAAAGAGAACGGCAAAGAGGTGGTCATCAAGGTGATCCGCCCGGATATTCTGCCGATCATCAGAGCCGACATGAGACTCATCTACCGTCTGGCTCGCTGGGTGCCGCGTCTGTTGCCTGATGGCCGTCGCCTGCGTCCGATGGAAGTGGTGCGTGAATATGAAAAGACGCTGATTGATGAGCTGAATCTGCTGCGTGAATCGGCGAACGCGATTCAGCTGCGCCGCAATTTTGAAAATAGCCCGATGCTGTATGTGCCGGAGGTCTACTCCGACTATTGCAGCCAGGACATGATGGTGATGGAGCGCATCTACGGCATCCCGGTATCGGACGTCGCGACCCTCGAAAAGCAGGGCACCAACATGAAGCTGCTGGCCGAGCGTGGCGTACAGGTCTTCTTTACCCAGGTGTTCCGCGACAGCTTCTTCCATGCCGATATGCACCCGGGCAATATCTTTGTTAGCTACGAGCACCCGGAAGATCCGCAATACATCGGCATTGACTGCGGTATCGTCGGCTCGCTGAACAAAGAAGATAAGCGCTATCTGGCCGAGAACTTTATCGCCTTCTTCAATCGCGATTACCGTAAAGTGGCTGAACTGCACGTCGACTCCGGTTGGGTTCCTCCGGACACCAACGTCGAAGAGTTTGAGTTCGCTATTCGGACGGTTTGTGAGCCTATTTTCGAGAAACCGCTGGCGGAGATCTCGTTTGGCCATGTGCTGCTGAACCTGTTCAATACCGCCCGACGCTTCAATATGGAAGTGCAGCCGCAATTAGTTTTACTTCAGAAAACATTACTTTACGTTGAAGGGGTGGGGCGGCAACTCTATCCTCAGTTAGACTTATGGAAAACGGCAAAACCGTTCCTTGAGTCCTGGATCAAAGACCAGGTTGGGCTGCCTGCCCTGGTCCGCTCCCTGAAAGAGAAAGCACCTTTCTGGATCGAAAAAATGCCCGAACTGCCGGAACTGGTGTACGACAGTTTGCGTCAGAGCAAAAACTTGCAACATAGCGTAGATAAAATCGCTCGTGAGCTGCAAACCAATCATGTGCGTCAGGGCCAGTCACGGTATCTGTTTGGCATAGGCGCCACGCTGTTGTTAAGCGGCACGCTATTGCTAATCAACCGTCCTGACTGGGAGTTGATGCCCGCCTGGCTGATGGCCGGTGGAGTGGTGGTCTGGCTGGCAGGATGGCGTAAAACACGCTGA
- the tatA gene encoding Sec-independent protein translocase subunit TatA, with protein MGGISIWQLVIIAVIVVLLFGTKKLGSIGSDLGASIKGFKKAIKDDDEKQDKSSQDADFTAKSIADKPDDVKKENAKRHDNEQV; from the coding sequence ATGGGTGGTATCAGTATCTGGCAATTGGTGATTATTGCCGTCATCGTCGTGCTGCTTTTCGGTACCAAAAAACTGGGTTCTATCGGTTCCGATCTTGGCGCCTCCATCAAAGGCTTCAAGAAAGCGATCAAAGATGATGACGAGAAGCAGGACAAATCCAGCCAGGACGCGGATTTCACTGCTAAATCTATCGCCGATAAACCAGACGACGTCAAAAAGGAAAATGCTAAACGCCACGATAACGAGCAGGTGTAA
- the tatD gene encoding 3'-5' ssDNA/RNA exonuclease TatD — MFDIGLNLTSPQFAQDRDEVVARAFAAGVKGLLLTGTNLHESEQAQQLAQRYDRCWSTAGVHPHDSSQWTTESADTLRALAASPEVVAIGECGLDFNRNFSTPTEQEHAFSAQLALAAELGMPVFMHCRDAHERFLALLEPWLDKLPGAVLHCFTGTREEAIACLDRGLYLGITGWVCDERRGLALRELLPVIPAERLLIETDAPYLLPRDLSPKPASRRNEPAWLGHILERVAHWRGEETQWLAAQTDDNVRRLFGVDF, encoded by the coding sequence ATGTTTGATATCGGTCTGAACCTGACCAGTCCCCAGTTTGCCCAGGATCGCGATGAGGTCGTTGCCAGGGCCTTCGCTGCCGGGGTAAAGGGCTTACTGCTGACGGGCACCAACCTGCATGAAAGTGAGCAGGCGCAGCAGCTGGCGCAACGTTACGATCGCTGCTGGTCAACGGCAGGCGTTCATCCTCACGACAGCAGCCAGTGGACGACAGAGAGCGCAGATACGCTGCGGGCGTTAGCCGCCTCGCCTGAGGTCGTGGCAATCGGAGAGTGTGGCCTCGACTTTAATCGCAACTTCTCCACCCCCACCGAGCAGGAGCATGCCTTTAGCGCCCAGCTTGCACTGGCCGCGGAGCTGGGTATGCCAGTATTTATGCACTGCCGTGACGCTCACGAACGCTTTCTGGCGTTGCTGGAACCCTGGCTGGATAAACTGCCCGGCGCGGTGCTGCACTGTTTTACCGGCACGCGTGAGGAGGCGATAGCTTGTCTGGATCGTGGCTTATATCTGGGGATCACCGGCTGGGTCTGCGATGAACGGCGCGGGCTGGCGCTGCGTGAACTGTTACCGGTTATTCCTGCCGAACGCCTGCTGATTGAGACCGATGCGCCGTACCTGCTGCCGCGCGATCTCAGCCCTAAACCGGCCTCACGGCGTAATGAGCCAGCCTGGCTGGGCCATATACTTGAGCGGGTGGCCCACTGGCGCGGCGAAGAGACGCAGTGGCTGGCTGCGCAGACGGATGACAACGTGCGTCGTCTGTTTGGCGTCGACTTTTAA
- a CDS encoding dienelactone hydrolase family protein, which yields MTGTSGFAPAADLQASTVVTTPDEAITAGETSIPTQGDNMPAYHARPKNAQGALPIVIVIQEIFGVHEHIRDICRRLALEGYLAVAPELYFRQGDPNEYSDIPTLFSNLVSKVPDAQVLADLDHVANWAARNGGDPHRLLATGFCWGGRISWLYAAHNPQLKAAVAWYGKLVGEKTLNSPKHPVDVATDLNAPVLGLYGAEDTGIPLDTVETMRHALRAANATAEIVVYPGAGHAFNADYRPSYHEESAKDGWQRMLAWFAQYGIKK from the coding sequence ATGACTGGAACATCTGGATTTGCCCCTGCTGCTGATCTGCAAGCCTCAACCGTTGTCACTACCCCCGACGAGGCGATTACCGCCGGGGAGACCTCGATTCCGACCCAGGGCGATAATATGCCTGCTTACCATGCCCGGCCCAAAAATGCGCAAGGGGCATTGCCGATCGTCATCGTGATTCAGGAAATTTTCGGCGTACATGAGCATATTCGCGATATCTGTCGCCGCCTGGCGCTGGAAGGCTATCTGGCGGTCGCGCCGGAGCTCTACTTCCGTCAGGGCGATCCGAACGAGTACAGCGACATCCCTACCCTGTTCAGCAATCTGGTCAGTAAAGTGCCGGACGCGCAGGTGCTGGCGGATCTCGATCATGTCGCCAACTGGGCAGCGCGCAACGGTGGCGATCCTCATCGTCTGCTGGCGACCGGTTTCTGCTGGGGCGGACGGATCAGCTGGCTCTATGCCGCCCATAACCCGCAGCTGAAAGCAGCCGTGGCGTGGTATGGCAAACTGGTCGGCGAGAAAACCCTGAACTCACCAAAGCATCCGGTGGATGTGGCTACCGATTTAAACGCCCCCGTGCTGGGGCTCTATGGCGCCGAAGACACCGGCATTCCACTGGATACCGTCGAGACGATGCGTCATGCCCTGCGCGCGGCGAACGCAACGGCGGAGATTGTGGTCTATCCGGGAGCGGGTCACGCGTTTAATGCCGATTACCGTCCGAGCTATCACGAAGAGTCAGCGAAGGATGGCTGGCAGCGGATGCTGGCGTGGTTTGCGCAGTATGGCATTAAAAAATAA
- the rfaH gene encoding transcription/translation regulatory transformer protein RfaH, whose translation MRAWYLLYCKRGQLQRAQEHLERQAVNCLTPVITLEKMVRGKRTTVSEPLFPNYLFVEFDPEVIHTTTINATRGVSHFVRFGVHPATVPSSVIHQLSVYKQPEGMTDPDTPFSGDDVVITEGAFEGLVAIFAEPDGEARSMLLLNLLNKEVKQSVKNTSFRKV comes from the coding sequence ATGCGGGCCTGGTATTTACTGTATTGCAAGCGTGGGCAACTTCAGCGTGCTCAGGAACATCTGGAACGCCAGGCAGTGAACTGTCTGACGCCTGTGATCACGCTGGAAAAAATGGTTCGCGGTAAACGTACAACCGTCAGCGAGCCGCTGTTTCCTAACTATCTGTTTGTTGAATTCGACCCTGAAGTGATCCACACCACCACCATCAATGCGACGCGCGGCGTCAGCCACTTCGTGCGCTTTGGCGTTCATCCGGCCACGGTGCCCTCTTCCGTCATCCACCAGCTCTCGGTTTATAAACAGCCAGAAGGCATGACCGATCCTGATACGCCCTTCTCCGGCGATGATGTGGTGATCACCGAAGGGGCGTTCGAAGGGCTGGTAGCGATTTTCGCTGAGCCGGATGGGGAAGCCCGCTCCATGCTGCTGCTGAACTTGCTGAATAAAGAAGTGAAGCAGAGCGTGAAAAACACCAGTTTCCGCAAAGTTTAA